A genomic segment from Lignipirellula cremea encodes:
- a CDS encoding class I fructose-bisphosphate aldolase yields the protein MDTQVLTETATALVADDKGLLAMDESNPTCNQRFAKLGIPQTEEARRSYRELIVTTPNLSKSISGAILYDETIRQRTTDRTPFVEVLVTAGIIPGIKVDAGAKSLAGHPGERITEGLDGLRARLAEYSQMGARFAKWRAVISLGDGLPSQGCIEANAHALARYAALCQESGLVPIVEPEVLMDGPHTIARCGEVTEEVLHAVFHQLYVQRVVLEGMLLKPNMVLPGLACPEQETVEEAADATVNCLLRSVPAAVAGIAFLSGGQSSELASARLNAMNVRFQTRLPWPLAFSFARAIQQPALEIWSGQEANVKAAQQALAHRAHCNRAARCGDYSATMESTAGEQ from the coding sequence ATGGATACGCAGGTGCTAACCGAGACCGCCACAGCCCTGGTCGCCGACGACAAGGGTCTGCTGGCGATGGATGAAAGCAACCCGACCTGCAACCAACGCTTTGCAAAGCTGGGAATTCCCCAGACCGAGGAGGCGCGACGCAGCTATCGGGAGCTAATTGTCACCACGCCGAACCTGAGCAAGAGTATCAGCGGCGCCATCCTGTACGACGAGACGATCCGCCAGCGAACGACAGACCGCACCCCTTTTGTCGAAGTCCTCGTTACGGCGGGAATCATTCCCGGAATTAAAGTCGATGCCGGCGCCAAGAGCCTGGCGGGCCATCCCGGCGAGAGGATTACCGAAGGCCTCGATGGATTGCGAGCCCGCCTCGCCGAATACTCACAGATGGGGGCTCGGTTTGCCAAGTGGCGAGCCGTCATCAGCCTTGGCGACGGACTTCCCAGCCAGGGCTGCATCGAAGCGAACGCCCACGCCTTGGCGCGTTATGCCGCGCTGTGCCAGGAGAGCGGACTTGTGCCAATCGTCGAACCGGAAGTGCTCATGGACGGGCCGCACACGATCGCGCGGTGCGGGGAAGTCACCGAGGAAGTCCTGCACGCTGTTTTTCATCAGCTTTACGTCCAACGTGTGGTGCTGGAAGGCATGCTTTTGAAACCCAATATGGTGCTGCCTGGATTGGCCTGCCCCGAGCAAGAAACTGTCGAAGAAGCGGCCGACGCCACCGTGAATTGTCTGCTGCGATCCGTCCCCGCGGCCGTCGCGGGAATTGCGTTCCTGTCGGGCGGGCAGTCCTCTGAACTAGCCTCAGCCCGATTGAATGCCATGAATGTACGCTTCCAGACACGATTGCCCTGGCCGCTCGCGTTTTCCTTCGCTCGCGCCATCCAGCAACCCGCACTGGAAATCTGGTCAGGCCAGGAAGCCAACGTGAAAGCGGCTCAACAGGCTCTGGCGCATCGAGCCCATTGCAACCGCGCCGCGCGCTGCGGCGACTACTCGGCCACAATGGAATCAACGGCAGGTGAGCAATGA
- a CDS encoding glycoside hydrolase family 130 protein — MQLERTGIVLSPNSKRVVLRPFAPSSDERKLKIVARLATLSDAEVDAQLHEVLESFHGRHIKPQEFFLRRFETAKRFLLTDLPVSRNRQLLIGSYFTQEYALESAALFNPSMVWHPDQSRLAPGSRRFALSLRATGEGHISSIAFRSGILDAHNKITIEEPSRFVTTPEYVPDAQYEKALFQSKLAELGVGGAFVESVLSRLDSEFTLEQLQASLRFSLKQDRSRREEFALIVEAVTTLAKSNYEITYSPDHSLSERLIFPLSPTETNGIEDARFVEFHDEDGTSCYYATYSAYDGKMVLPQLLQTKDFLHFKMHTLNGPAIADKGFALFPRKVRGHYAMLSRQDGENLYLMYSDMLYFWHTKEILLRPTWPWEFVQVGNCGSPIETDAGWLVISHGVGPMRAYSMSAFLLDLDDPSRVIGRLSEPLLTPNEVEREGYVPNVVYSCGALVHNGQLIIPYAMSDHSTTFGTIPVDDLVSAMRPD; from the coding sequence ATGCAACTTGAACGGACGGGTATTGTACTTTCTCCCAACAGCAAACGCGTTGTGTTGCGCCCCTTTGCACCGTCCAGCGATGAACGGAAACTGAAGATTGTCGCCCGTCTGGCGACGTTGTCCGACGCCGAAGTTGATGCGCAACTTCATGAGGTTCTGGAGTCTTTCCACGGGCGCCACATCAAACCGCAGGAATTCTTCTTGCGCCGCTTTGAGACCGCCAAACGATTCTTGTTAACGGACTTGCCGGTGAGCAGAAATCGGCAGTTGTTGATCGGATCGTACTTCACCCAGGAGTACGCGCTGGAGTCGGCAGCGCTCTTCAATCCTTCGATGGTCTGGCATCCTGATCAATCCCGGCTGGCGCCTGGCTCGCGTCGTTTTGCCTTGAGTCTGCGGGCCACAGGGGAAGGGCACATTTCCTCGATTGCTTTTCGCTCGGGGATCCTCGACGCCCACAACAAGATCACCATCGAAGAGCCGAGCCGGTTTGTCACCACTCCCGAATACGTTCCCGACGCGCAATACGAGAAGGCCCTTTTTCAAAGTAAGCTTGCCGAACTGGGCGTGGGCGGCGCCTTTGTCGAGAGTGTCCTGTCGCGGCTGGATTCCGAGTTCACGCTGGAACAACTCCAGGCCTCGCTGCGATTTTCCCTGAAGCAGGATCGCTCCCGACGGGAAGAGTTTGCGCTGATCGTCGAAGCCGTGACCACGCTGGCGAAATCGAACTATGAGATCACCTACTCGCCCGATCATAGCCTGTCGGAACGCCTGATTTTCCCCCTTAGCCCGACGGAGACCAACGGGATTGAAGACGCCCGATTTGTCGAATTCCACGATGAAGACGGAACCTCCTGTTACTACGCCACCTACAGCGCTTACGACGGCAAAATGGTATTGCCGCAATTACTGCAGACGAAAGACTTTCTGCACTTCAAAATGCACACGCTCAATGGGCCCGCGATCGCCGACAAGGGCTTCGCCCTGTTTCCTCGAAAAGTCCGCGGCCATTACGCTATGTTGTCGCGCCAGGACGGCGAAAATCTCTACCTGATGTATTCCGATATGTTGTACTTCTGGCACACCAAAGAGATCCTGCTGAGGCCGACCTGGCCGTGGGAGTTTGTGCAAGTCGGCAACTGCGGATCGCCCATCGAAACCGACGCCGGCTGGCTGGTCATCAGCCATGGAGTCGGGCCGATGCGAGCCTATTCCATGAGCGCCTTCCTGCTGGATCTGGACGATCCCTCGCGCGTAATCGGCCGCTTGAGCGAACCGCTGCTCACTCCCAACGAAGTGGAACGCGAAGGGTACGTTCCCAACGTTGTCTACAGCTGCGGCGCTCTGGTGCACAATGGGCAACTGATCATTCCCTACGCCATGTCCGACCATTCCACCACCTTCGGCACGATCCCCGTCGACGACCTGGTGTCGGCAATGAGGCCGGACTGA
- a CDS encoding SpoIIAA family protein, translated as MLKHTLISPEGILILEPSAPLEAADFKAVAKDIDPYLADHDALSGVLVLAQAFPGWLNLEAAISHLQLIERYHQKIKKLAVVSDNGLLAELPTFAGHLLHPEVKHFSEDAYEDALSWLREAVTAGR; from the coding sequence ATGCTCAAGCACACCCTCATTTCCCCAGAAGGGATTCTCATTCTCGAGCCATCGGCTCCGCTGGAAGCAGCCGACTTTAAGGCAGTGGCCAAGGATATTGATCCTTATCTGGCAGATCACGACGCGCTGTCTGGCGTGCTGGTTTTGGCGCAGGCCTTCCCTGGCTGGTTGAATCTTGAAGCCGCGATTTCTCATCTGCAGCTGATAGAACGTTATCACCAGAAAATCAAAAAGCTGGCGGTGGTGAGCGACAACGGCTTGCTGGCGGAGTTGCCGACGTTTGCCGGTCATCTCTTGCACCCGGAAGTGAAGCACTTCTCGGAAGACGCCTATGAAGATGCGTTGTCCTGGCTTCGCGAAGCGGTGACCGCCGGCAGATAG
- a CDS encoding phosphoketolase family protein, which yields MSATLESDTLSPETLHKIDAYWRAANYLSVGQIYLYDNPLLKRPLQLADVKHMLLGHWGTTPGQNFIYAHLNRVIKEYDLDMIYVSGPGHGGPAVVANTYLEGTYSEIYPNISQDEAGLRKLFLQFSFPGGIPSHASPECPGSIHEGGELGYSLSHSFGAVFDNPELIVACVVGDGEAETGPLATAWHSNKFLNPATDGAVLPILHLNGYKIANPTILARIEHEELEQLFHGYGWTPCFVEGDDPALMHEAMAAALDQAIEDIRAIQRNARDNNDLTRPRWPMIVLKSPKGWTGPKIVDGVQVEGTFHAHQVPLSDPATHPEHLQLLEDWLRSYRPEELFDPQGRLKPELAELAPEGDRRMGANPHANGGKLLRDLQMPDFRDYAEEVPTPGCRGIGDTHVLGPFLRDIAKRNSEQRNFRVFGPDETVSNGLEALFEATERQWDAATEPNDQWLAPSGRVLDSMLSEHQCEGWLEGYLLTGRHGLFNCYEAFIHIIDSMFNQHAKWLKVTAELPWRRKIASLNYLLASHVWRQDHNGFTHQDPGFIDHVVNKKAEVVRVYFPPDANCLLSVMDHCLRSRHYVNVVVAGKHPSPQWLTMDAAVKHCTEGIGIWQWASNDQDASPDVVMACCGDVPTLETLAAVSILREHLPDLKIRVVNVVDLMRLQPQTEHPHGLSDTDFDELFTTDKPVIFAFHAYPWLIHRLTYRRTNHGNIHVRGYKEEGTITTPFDMTVLNDLDRFHLVMDTIDRLPQTGDQGVYLKQQLQDKLVEHRQYINKNGQDLPEIRNWKWNVPSK from the coding sequence ATGTCAGCGACCCTGGAATCAGACACGCTTTCCCCGGAAACACTCCACAAGATTGATGCCTACTGGCGGGCGGCCAACTACTTGTCGGTCGGGCAGATCTATCTGTACGACAATCCGCTGCTGAAGCGACCACTGCAGCTCGCAGACGTCAAGCACATGCTGCTGGGACACTGGGGAACAACGCCAGGCCAGAACTTCATCTATGCGCATCTGAACCGGGTCATCAAAGAATATGACCTCGATATGATCTACGTCTCCGGGCCAGGGCATGGCGGCCCGGCTGTCGTAGCGAACACGTATCTGGAGGGGACTTACAGCGAAATCTATCCCAACATCAGCCAGGATGAAGCGGGGCTGCGCAAGCTGTTCCTGCAGTTTTCGTTTCCTGGTGGAATTCCCAGCCACGCCTCGCCGGAGTGCCCGGGTTCAATTCACGAAGGGGGCGAACTGGGCTACTCGCTCAGCCATTCCTTCGGAGCCGTATTCGATAACCCCGAACTGATCGTCGCCTGTGTGGTGGGCGATGGCGAGGCGGAAACTGGACCACTGGCGACCGCATGGCATTCCAACAAGTTTCTCAATCCGGCGACCGACGGTGCGGTGCTGCCGATCCTGCATCTGAACGGTTACAAGATCGCCAACCCGACGATCCTCGCCCGTATCGAGCATGAAGAACTGGAGCAGTTGTTCCACGGCTACGGTTGGACGCCCTGTTTTGTCGAGGGGGACGATCCCGCTTTGATGCACGAGGCGATGGCGGCCGCGCTTGACCAGGCGATCGAGGACATTCGTGCTATCCAGCGCAACGCTCGAGACAACAACGACCTGACGCGACCGCGCTGGCCGATGATCGTCCTCAAGTCGCCCAAGGGCTGGACCGGACCGAAAATCGTCGACGGCGTGCAAGTCGAAGGGACGTTCCACGCGCACCAGGTGCCGCTTTCCGATCCCGCCACGCATCCCGAACATCTTCAGTTGCTGGAAGACTGGCTGCGCAGCTACCGGCCGGAAGAATTGTTCGACCCGCAGGGCCGGCTGAAACCGGAACTGGCCGAACTTGCTCCCGAGGGCGATCGGCGTATGGGCGCCAATCCGCACGCCAACGGCGGCAAGCTGCTGCGCGACCTGCAGATGCCCGATTTCCGCGACTATGCCGAGGAGGTGCCCACGCCAGGCTGCCGCGGCATCGGCGACACGCATGTGCTCGGGCCGTTCCTGCGCGATATCGCGAAGCGGAACAGCGAGCAGCGGAATTTTCGTGTCTTTGGCCCCGATGAAACGGTGTCCAACGGCCTGGAAGCCTTGTTCGAAGCGACCGAGCGGCAATGGGACGCCGCCACTGAACCGAACGATCAATGGCTCGCGCCCAGCGGTCGCGTCCTCGATTCGATGCTCAGCGAGCACCAGTGCGAGGGCTGGCTGGAAGGCTATTTGCTCACTGGGCGCCATGGACTATTCAACTGCTATGAAGCGTTTATTCATATCATCGATTCGATGTTTAACCAGCACGCCAAATGGCTGAAAGTCACGGCCGAATTGCCCTGGCGGCGGAAGATCGCTTCGCTCAATTATCTGCTCGCCTCGCATGTCTGGCGCCAGGATCATAACGGCTTTACGCACCAGGACCCGGGCTTCATTGATCATGTGGTGAACAAGAAGGCCGAGGTGGTGCGCGTCTATTTTCCGCCCGACGCCAACTGCCTGCTGTCGGTGATGGACCACTGCCTGCGCAGTCGCCATTACGTCAACGTCGTGGTCGCCGGTAAACATCCTTCGCCCCAATGGCTGACGATGGATGCCGCCGTCAAGCACTGCACCGAAGGGATCGGCATCTGGCAATGGGCCAGCAACGACCAGGACGCATCGCCCGACGTGGTCATGGCCTGCTGCGGCGACGTGCCCACACTTGAAACGCTGGCCGCCGTGTCGATCCTGCGCGAGCACTTGCCCGACTTGAAAATCCGGGTGGTCAACGTCGTCGATCTGATGCGGCTGCAGCCGCAAACCGAACACCCTCACGGCTTGAGTGATACCGATTTCGACGAACTATTCACCACCGACAAACCGGTCATCTTCGCTTTTCACGCCTACCCCTGGCTGATCCATCGGTTGACCTATCGCCGCACCAACCACGGCAACATCCACGTCCGCGGCTACAAGGAAGAGGGCACTATCACCACGCCGTTCGACATGACAGTGCTGAATGATTTGGACCGCTTTCACCTGGTGATGGACACGATCGACCGCCTGCCGCAGACCGGCGACCAGGGCGTTTACCTGAAGCAGCAACTCCAGGACAAACTGGTCGAGCACAGGCAGTACATCAACAAGAATGGCCAGGATCTGCCGGAAATCCGCAACTGGAAATGGAATGTCCCGAGCAAATAG
- a CDS encoding acetate/propionate family kinase, producing the protein MTDSICMTTSTAPRVIVINGGSSSIKFALFEARASLPRIMAGGIERIGLPGATFKVTGAAPAESLLRTVNAPDHAAAVGVLMDWIEQSCGPHSLAAAGHRIVHGGPKYSQPQRITDDMVQDLLRFSPFDPEHLPEEVLLIEALQRRFPDLPQVACFDTAFHHDLPRVALLLPIPRHYEAQGVRRYGFHGLSYEYLMQELARLAGADAAPGRMILAHLGNGASLAAVHDGKPVDTTMSFTPTSGVPMSTRAGDLDPALVWYLARTENMTAKKFHEMVNFRSGLLGVSETSSDLRDLLERESEDIRAAEAVALFCYEIKKRIGAFAAALGGLDALVFSGGIGENSPLVRRRICSGLEFLGIELEEKRNAENATLISPAAGQVAVRVIQTNEEQIIGQTVCQVLGINRS; encoded by the coding sequence ATGACGGATTCAATCTGCATGACTACCTCAACTGCTCCGCGAGTCATCGTGATCAATGGAGGCTCGTCCAGCATCAAGTTTGCGTTGTTCGAGGCCCGCGCTTCACTGCCCCGGATTATGGCCGGGGGCATTGAACGGATTGGTTTGCCGGGCGCCACGTTCAAAGTGACAGGCGCAGCCCCAGCGGAAAGCCTCTTGCGGACCGTGAATGCCCCGGATCACGCGGCGGCCGTCGGTGTGCTGATGGACTGGATCGAGCAAAGCTGCGGACCTCATTCCTTGGCGGCGGCAGGTCATCGCATCGTCCATGGCGGACCAAAGTACAGCCAGCCGCAGCGAATCACCGACGACATGGTCCAGGATTTGCTGAGGTTTAGTCCGTTCGATCCTGAGCATCTGCCGGAGGAAGTCCTGTTGATCGAAGCATTACAGCGACGCTTTCCAGACCTGCCGCAAGTAGCATGCTTCGACACTGCCTTCCATCATGACCTGCCGCGCGTCGCCCTGTTACTGCCGATCCCGCGACATTACGAAGCCCAGGGCGTGCGACGTTATGGATTTCATGGACTGTCCTATGAGTACCTGATGCAGGAACTGGCTCGCCTGGCAGGAGCGGATGCGGCGCCAGGCCGCATGATCCTTGCGCATCTCGGGAACGGGGCCAGTCTGGCGGCGGTGCACGACGGCAAACCGGTCGATACGACCATGAGCTTCACGCCCACCTCGGGTGTGCCAATGAGCACACGTGCGGGCGATCTCGACCCCGCGTTGGTCTGGTATCTCGCGCGCACGGAGAACATGACCGCAAAGAAATTTCACGAGATGGTCAATTTCCGGTCCGGCCTGCTTGGCGTTTCGGAGACGAGTTCCGATCTGCGCGACTTGCTCGAACGAGAATCCGAGGATATCCGTGCGGCGGAAGCGGTCGCGTTGTTTTGCTACGAGATCAAAAAACGGATCGGAGCCTTCGCGGCCGCGCTGGGCGGACTTGACGCCCTGGTGTTTTCGGGCGGCATTGGTGAAAACTCGCCGCTTGTTCGGCGCCGGATATGCAGCGGTCTTGAATTCTTAGGCATCGAGCTGGAGGAGAAGCGTAACGCCGAGAACGCGACTTTGATCTCGCCCGCGGCAGGACAGGTCGCCGTACGTGTGATTCAAACGAACGAAGAACAAATAATCGGCCAGACGGTTTGCCAGGTGCTCGGAATCAACAGGTCCTAA
- a CDS encoding glycoside hydrolase family 130 protein, whose protein sequence is MSDFQVKRLGLLMEPEPGNPHEAGGVLNPAATRGPGGDLYLFPRLVGKNNYSRIGIARVQFNDAGDPCGVERLGIALEPEADYELQGNGFGGCEDARVTYIEQFDRYVMTYTALSRVGPRIALAVSADLFHWSRLGLATFDPYRGIDFVHVDNKDASLFPVAIPNHCGKMQLAMIHRPLFAGSRPEETDCEDCSRRVDLAHESIWISYCPMALEGLEPDRLGLFNSHHRLATPVAPWEALKIGGGTPPVMTRHGWMILYHGVHATDDPGGVGKHLCYSAGVMMLSTEHPRTILYRSPDPLLTPLFPHERNGVVENVVFPTGIDCRHDLGQPDRFDIYYGMADSRIGVASLTVPPRLPTTSPPRVDARNARVPVTPVPAETTA, encoded by the coding sequence ATGAGCGACTTTCAAGTGAAGCGGCTCGGTCTCCTGATGGAGCCGGAGCCCGGCAATCCGCACGAAGCGGGAGGAGTTCTCAACCCGGCTGCGACGCGCGGACCGGGCGGAGATCTGTATCTGTTTCCGCGTCTGGTCGGGAAGAACAATTACTCACGCATTGGAATCGCCCGCGTGCAATTCAATGACGCCGGCGATCCCTGCGGCGTCGAGCGACTGGGGATTGCGCTGGAGCCCGAGGCGGACTACGAACTGCAAGGGAACGGATTCGGCGGGTGTGAGGATGCTCGCGTGACCTATATCGAACAATTCGACCGCTATGTGATGACTTACACCGCGCTCTCCCGGGTCGGCCCCCGGATCGCACTCGCCGTGTCCGCAGACCTGTTTCACTGGAGCCGGCTGGGGCTGGCGACGTTCGATCCGTATCGCGGGATCGACTTTGTCCATGTCGACAACAAAGATGCGAGTCTGTTTCCCGTCGCCATCCCGAACCACTGCGGAAAGATGCAACTCGCGATGATCCATCGCCCGCTCTTTGCAGGTTCGCGGCCTGAGGAAACGGATTGCGAGGATTGCTCACGGCGGGTTGATCTTGCTCACGAAAGCATCTGGATTTCCTATTGCCCGATGGCGCTGGAAGGACTGGAGCCGGATCGCCTTGGTCTGTTCAACTCCCACCATCGCCTGGCAACGCCTGTGGCTCCCTGGGAAGCGCTCAAGATCGGCGGGGGAACTCCGCCTGTGATGACGCGGCACGGTTGGATGATTCTGTATCACGGCGTACATGCGACCGACGATCCAGGCGGCGTGGGCAAACACTTGTGTTATTCGGCCGGAGTCATGATGCTTTCGACCGAACATCCGCGGACGATCCTCTATCGCTCGCCGGATCCTTTGCTGACTCCTCTTTTTCCGCACGAACGTAACGGCGTTGTCGAAAACGTGGTGTTTCCTACCGGCATCGACTGTCGCCACGACCTGGGCCAGCCGGATCGGTTCGACATCTATTACGGCATGGCCGATAGCCGCATCGGAGTGGCAAGCCTGACCGTTCCGCCGCGGCTTCCCACAACTTCGCCTCCGAGAGTCGATGCTCGCAACGCAAGGGTTCCCGTCACGCCTGTTCCCGCGGAGACAACCGCATGA
- a CDS encoding histidine phosphatase family protein has protein sequence MRHGETSWSLSGQYTGRADIPLTAHGEDEARQLGKRIRSIPFDHVLTSPLQRARHTGELAGLPQHAEIDPDLAEWDNGDYEGRTPAEVLASRPDWNLFRDGCPHGESPQQISARADRLIHRLTDLDGNVALFSHSHLGRVLAVRWIGLAVEHAQHLLLNTASLSVLCCEHDRSEERAIALWNSPPFDTFGALSNQDAGVTASLNERSIERWENEGGEILLPLQKPPKSTS, from the coding sequence ATGAGACATGGGGAAACCAGCTGGTCGCTCTCGGGGCAATACACCGGTCGCGCCGATATTCCATTGACCGCGCATGGTGAGGACGAAGCTCGCCAACTGGGCAAGCGTATTCGTTCGATCCCCTTTGATCATGTGTTGACCAGCCCCCTGCAGCGAGCGCGTCACACAGGCGAGTTGGCGGGTCTGCCGCAACACGCAGAAATCGATCCAGACCTGGCGGAATGGGACAATGGCGACTACGAGGGGCGAACGCCTGCCGAAGTCCTGGCATCGCGACCCGATTGGAATCTCTTTCGCGACGGCTGCCCTCACGGGGAATCGCCGCAGCAGATTTCTGCGCGGGCGGATCGACTTATCCATCGCCTGACCGATCTGGACGGAAATGTGGCCCTCTTCTCGCACAGCCATTTAGGCCGCGTCCTGGCTGTCCGTTGGATCGGACTCGCAGTGGAGCACGCACAACATCTCTTGCTCAACACCGCGTCGCTCAGCGTGCTTTGCTGCGAGCACGATCGGTCCGAGGAACGCGCCATCGCTTTGTGGAACTCTCCCCCGTTCGACACTTTCGGCGCCCTCTCCAACCAAGACGCTGGCGTCACCGCGTCGCTGAACGAGCGGTCGATTGAACGATGGGAAAACGAGGGGGGAGAAATTCTTCTGCCTTTACAAAAACCGCCGAAGTCCACGTCATGA
- a CDS encoding HAD-IIB family hydrolase translates to MKKLVVFDLDGTLAQSKSPVDAEMATLLKALLRIVKVAVISGGGWPQFKEQLLSSLPHDESLTRLSLMPTCGTKLYQYEAGWKERYSEDFTREQKTKIICSLKQVIERSNFDSHKHWGEVIEDRGSQITFSALGQNAPLGKKTQWDPDFAKRKSMKTLLDDLIPEFSVRLGGTTSIDVTRPGIDKAYGIRKLRDTLGVAIGDMIFIGDAIFPGGNDYPAQQAGAQSIGVRDPDETKRVIEAILACLSAPQTTSTERTS, encoded by the coding sequence ATGAAAAAGCTTGTCGTATTCGATTTAGATGGCACGCTTGCCCAAAGCAAGTCTCCGGTGGATGCCGAAATGGCGACACTGCTCAAGGCGCTTCTTCGTATCGTGAAAGTCGCCGTCATCTCCGGCGGCGGTTGGCCGCAGTTCAAGGAACAATTGCTGTCCAGCTTGCCGCATGACGAGAGTCTGACGCGCCTTTCACTCATGCCAACCTGCGGCACCAAACTCTATCAGTATGAAGCCGGCTGGAAGGAACGCTATTCCGAAGACTTTACCAGGGAACAGAAAACTAAAATCATATGTTCCTTGAAACAGGTGATAGAACGATCGAATTTTGATTCGCACAAGCATTGGGGCGAGGTCATTGAAGATCGGGGCAGCCAGATCACCTTCTCCGCGCTCGGTCAAAATGCCCCCCTGGGGAAGAAGACCCAGTGGGACCCCGACTTCGCGAAGCGAAAAAGCATGAAGACGCTCCTGGACGATCTCATTCCGGAGTTCTCTGTGCGTCTGGGCGGGACGACCTCGATCGATGTCACCAGGCCTGGCATCGACAAGGCCTACGGGATCCGCAAGCTGCGCGACACGCTGGGCGTCGCGATCGGCGACATGATCTTCATCGGCGACGCGATCTTTCCAGGCGGCAACGATTACCCAGCCCAGCAGGCCGGCGCGCAGTCGATCGGTGTGCGGGATCCGGACGAAACAAAGCGCGTAATCGAAGCGATTCTTGCTTGTTTGAGCGCCCCGCAAACGACCTCGACCGAAAGAACGTCATGA